From Endozoicomonas sp. 8E, the proteins below share one genomic window:
- a CDS encoding DUF29 domain-containing protein — translation MENLYDTDFYSWSYRQAELIRQGRFNELDIANLVEEIEDMGKAQYQALRSCVKELLLHLLKWQMQSGKDDQHTMTDWYRSWLVSIAKQRGAIFDLLEDNPGLNGKIDEVLPKAYRSAKRDAAADMKCKPDDFPADSPWSFDQIMTEDSGCQKAKSEPMSLAQIDMKLFRYEILNSCIRMVAEKPH, via the coding sequence ATGGAAAACCTGTATGACACTGATTTCTATAGCTGGTCGTATCGTCAGGCCGAGTTGATTAGGCAAGGTCGTTTCAATGAGCTTGATATTGCCAATCTGGTAGAGGAAATTGAAGACATGGGTAAGGCTCAGTATCAGGCTTTACGCAGTTGTGTTAAAGAATTGCTTTTGCACCTGCTGAAATGGCAAATGCAGTCCGGAAAAGACGATCAGCACACAATGACGGACTGGTACAGGAGCTGGCTGGTCAGTATCGCTAAACAACGAGGTGCCATCTTCGATCTACTCGAAGATAACCCTGGCCTAAACGGTAAGATTGATGAGGTCTTGCCAAAAGCCTATCGGTCTGCAAAAAGAGATGCAGCGGCTGACATGAAATGTAAGCCCGATGATTTCCCGGCTGACTCCCCCTGGAGCTTTGATCAGATCATGACTGAGGACTCTGGCTGCCAGAAAGCTAAGTCAGAGCCCATGAGCCTGGCTCAAATTGACATGAAACTTTTTCGATACGAAATCCTGAACAGCTGTATTAGAATGGTCG
- the ettA gene encoding energy-dependent translational throttle protein EttA has product MSQYVYTMNRVSKTVPPKRQILKDISLSFFPGAKIGVLGLNGAGKSTLLRIMAGVDQEFDGEARPQPDLNVGYLPQEPQLTPGKTVREVVEEALGEIKEAQDKLDAVYAAYAEPDADFDALAAEQARLENIIQAADAHNLERKLDVAADALRLPEWDAVVDNLSGGERRRVALCRLLLSSPEMLLLDEPTNHLDAESVAWLERFLVEYPGTVVAITHDRYFLDNAAGWILELDRGHGIPWEGNYSDWLEQKEARLEQESKQQDAHRKAMQQELEWSRSNAKGRQSKSKARLARFEEMQSQEFQARNETNEIYIPPGPRLGDKVLEFNHVSKGFGDRLLIDDLSFSIPKGAIVGIIGGNGAGKTTLFKMITGDEQPDSGSIEHGETIKISNVQQMRDELKDDKTVFEAISDGQDILRINGYEMQSRKYIGRFNFKGGDQQKRVGELSGGERGRLQLAATLKEGGNVLLLDEPSNDLDVETLRALEDALLAFPGCAMVISHDRWFLDRVATHILAYEGDSKVTFFEGNYTEYEDDRKERLGEEAAGPHRIKYKRIDA; this is encoded by the coding sequence TTGTCACAATACGTCTATACCATGAACCGGGTGAGCAAGACCGTTCCCCCGAAGCGCCAGATTCTTAAAGATATTTCCCTCTCTTTTTTCCCCGGTGCCAAGATTGGCGTCCTGGGTCTGAACGGCGCCGGTAAGTCCACTCTGCTGCGCATCATGGCTGGTGTTGATCAGGAATTTGATGGCGAAGCCCGCCCACAACCCGATCTGAATGTTGGTTACCTGCCCCAGGAGCCGCAACTGACACCCGGTAAAACAGTCCGTGAAGTGGTGGAAGAGGCACTGGGTGAAATCAAGGAAGCCCAAGACAAGCTGGACGCCGTTTACGCAGCTTACGCTGAGCCCGATGCGGACTTTGACGCCCTGGCGGCAGAACAGGCCAGACTGGAAAACATTATTCAGGCGGCCGATGCCCACAACCTGGAGCGCAAACTGGACGTCGCTGCTGACGCTCTGCGCCTTCCCGAGTGGGATGCTGTCGTAGACAATCTGTCAGGTGGTGAGCGCCGTCGTGTAGCTCTATGCCGCCTGCTGCTTTCCAGCCCCGAAATGCTGCTGCTGGACGAGCCTACTAACCACCTGGATGCCGAGTCAGTGGCCTGGCTGGAGCGCTTCCTCGTCGAATATCCAGGAACCGTTGTGGCTATCACCCACGATCGTTACTTCCTGGATAACGCAGCTGGCTGGATTCTGGAGCTGGACCGTGGCCACGGTATACCCTGGGAAGGTAACTACAGTGACTGGCTGGAGCAAAAAGAAGCCCGACTCGAGCAGGAAAGCAAGCAACAAGACGCTCATCGAAAAGCGATGCAACAGGAACTGGAATGGTCCCGCTCAAATGCCAAAGGTCGCCAGTCCAAATCCAAAGCACGTCTGGCACGCTTTGAAGAGATGCAGTCCCAGGAATTTCAGGCCCGTAACGAAACCAACGAAATCTACATTCCGCCCGGCCCAAGACTGGGTGATAAAGTTCTGGAATTCAATCATGTTTCCAAAGGCTTTGGTGATCGACTGCTGATCGACGACCTGAGTTTCAGCATTCCCAAGGGCGCTATTGTCGGTATCATCGGGGGTAACGGTGCCGGTAAAACCACTCTGTTCAAGATGATTACCGGGGACGAACAGCCTGATTCCGGGAGCATCGAACACGGCGAGACGATCAAAATCTCTAATGTTCAGCAGATGCGTGACGAGCTGAAAGACGACAAAACTGTTTTTGAAGCGATCTCCGATGGCCAGGACATTCTGCGCATCAATGGCTATGAAATGCAGTCCCGCAAATACATTGGCCGTTTCAACTTCAAAGGCGGTGACCAGCAGAAGCGTGTGGGTGAACTCTCCGGTGGTGAGCGTGGTCGACTGCAACTCGCCGCAACACTGAAAGAAGGCGGCAATGTTCTACTACTCGACGAACCTTCCAATGACCTCGACGTAGAAACCCTGCGTGCCCTGGAAGACGCGCTTCTGGCCTTCCCCGGCTGTGCCATGGTGATCTCTCACGACCGCTGGTTCCTGGATCGTGTGGCCACCCACATCCTGGCTTACGAAGGCGATTCCAAAGTCACCTTCTTCGAGGGCAACTACACCGAGTACGAAGACGATCGTAAAGAGCGTCTGGGTGAAGAGGCAGCAGGCCCTCACCGTATCAAATACAAGCGTATTGACGCTTGA